The Blautia obeum ATCC 29174 region ATGTATTTTTCAAATATTGTTGTATTGCTGTTGCTTCCGTATTTGATAACGATTCTGATAAATGGATACGATATGGCGGTTCTGAATCAAAAAGCGGATTCTGAGACAGTCTTACCGGTTATTCTGGCACTTCAGATTTCTTCAGATTATGAGCCGGAAACTATAAAAGCACAGGCTGTTATTGCAAGAAGCAATCTGTACAGGAAAATTGGAGAAAAAGAGAGTATAAATAGAAATGGAGATCAAAATAAAAAAGAAAGAGATGCCAGAAGTGAGAAATTTTTTGAGACTTGCCGGGAACTCAGAGATGAACTTCCGTCCTGCTGGAGTGTGTGGGAAAAAGCAGACAAAGTTTATGAAGAGGCAGTAGAAGATACTTCCGGTCAGGTGCTGACATATAATGGGGAATTGAAGCTGGTTCCATATCACCAGATCAGTGCCGGGCAGACGAGAGATGGAGAAACCGCATTTCATAATGAAGAATATGCCTATCTTAAAGCAGTGGACAGTAATTCAGACAAAACAGCACCAGGGTATCTGAATAGTACTTACATAGCGAAGCAGCAGCTTCCGGTGGAATTAAGAATTGTGGAGAGGGAAGACAGCGGGTATGTGGTCAGTCTTATGGCAGATGAAAATATTCTGGAAGCAGAGTCTTTTGTTACGGGGATGGGAATTGCTTCGTCTGATTTTTCCATGCAGAAAACGGGAGAACAGGTACGTTTTTTGAGTAAAGGAAAAGGACATGGGCTTGGTTTTTCTCAGTATGGAGGTAATAAACTGGCAAAAGAGGGAAAAAACTGGAAAGAAATCCTGAATACATATTTTCCTTTGATGGATATTACAAAAAATTAAATAGAACGGTATATTTTGCAGCATTCTGGACACCCTGTAAATATAGTAAAAATGTGACAGCAGACAAAAGGTGTGGTCACGAAACGATTATGAGCAGAGGTGAAAAGAATATGACAAAAGGCAGAATCGCAAAATATGTAGCAAATACGGCCCTTCTGGCAGTTCTGGCAGCGGCCGGCATAGGAGTTTATCAATTGGGAACTTCCGGGAAGGATGAGTCAGTTCCGGAAAAAGTTCCTTCATATTATGATGAAAGTCTGAGTACAGAAAACACGACGGATAATGCTGTAGATGCAGGAACAAGTCTTGTAGAGGCTGAACTGGAAAGTAATATTTCGACAGATCATACGTCAGAGAAAGGAATGAGTCAGACAGAAGGTGAAGATGCAGGAAGTGAAACCACGGAAGCAGGATCTTCATCAACCGAAAGTACATTTACGTCAGAAAGTATACTTTCGGCAGAACAGAGTACAAATGAGAATGGGACAGTGAATACATCTGCAAGTGTACAGGAAGCGCCAAAATTAAGTTTTTCAGAAGATACATTGATGGAATGGCCGGTAGACGGTAATATTCTTATGGATTATAACATGGACCAGACTGTGTATTTTCCAACTTTGGATCAGTATAAACTGAGTCCGGCAATTGCTGTTCAGGCGGTGGAAGGAGCTCCTGTTCTGGCATCTGTTCCGGGAACCGTGTATTCTATTGAAGAAAATGCCCAGACTGGTACAACGGTGACGATGGAGATCGGAAGCGGGTATCAGGCGATTTATGGACAGCTGACAGATTTGACGGTGCAGGAAGGAGATACAGTTAAAGAAGGGGAAGTGATCGGATATATAGGACAGCCGACAAAGTATTACAGCAAGGAAGGCAGTAATCTTTATTTTGCGATGAAGAAAGACGGGGAGCCGGTAGATCCGATTGCCTATCTTCCGTAAGCTATTCACAAAAACAGAATTGGAACGTATAATAAAGCAGGTAGGAATAGTAAAAATTCGCAGCCGGTATTTGCCTGCCTGCCTGTTGTTTCTTAGAGAAAATACAAATCTTTGACCGGCTGCTTTTTATAGAAACGAGAACGGTGGATGGAATTTCAAAATTCCGGAAGCTGTTCTTTACATAGAATGAGGTATTTTATGAACTATACGTATATGGTGAAGTGTGCTGACGGAACACTTTATACAGGTTGGACAAACTGTGTGGAGAAAAGGCTGAAAGCGCATAATGAAGGAAAAGCCGGAGCGAAATATACAAGGGCGAAACGTCCGGTGGAACTTGTATATTATGAGGGATATGCGACAAAAGAAGAAGCAATGAGACGGGAATATGCAATCAAGCAGCTGACAAGAAAAGAAAAACTGAAACTGATGGAGTTCTGGACAGAGACTTCTGCGGACTAATAAAAAATACCCTGCCTCAGACTGGCAGGGTAGATATAAAGCAATACATTACAATAAAGTGGCAGGCACTTCCAAGCATAATAAATACATGAAAGATTTCATGAGAGCCGAAATTTTTGTGACGTGCATTAAATAAAGGAAGTTTCAAACTATAGATCACACCACCGATCGTATAGATGATACCACCGGCAAGAAGCCATCCAAATCCGGCTCGCGGAAGGGAATGAAAGATAGGAACGAAAGCAAGTACACAAAGCCATCCCATTCCAATATAGAGTACGGAAGAAAGCCATTTGGGACATGTGATCCATAATCCTTTGAGAAGAATACCGAGGATTGCGATACTCCATACAAGTGCACAGAGGATATAGCCGGTTCTGTTATGAAGTGCGATGAGACAGATTGGAGTATAACTTCCTGCAATCATAACAAAGATCATCATGTGATCCATTTTTCTGAGCCGACGGTTTACTTTCTCTGTAGAATCTACAGAATGGTAAACCGTACTTGCTGTATAGAGAAGGATCATAGTGAGAATAAAAATAGCAAGTGCTGTAATATGCAGAGGTGCATTTTCACCATGAGCAGCTTTTAAGAGTAAAGGTGCTGCACCGGCTGCTGCAAGAAGTAATGCAATGCCGTGTGTGATAGCACTCCAGGGATCTTTTAATTTAAGTTTCATAATAACGCCTCCTGATGATAGAAATATCGAAAAATATTTAAAAACACATCATGTAGTAATCAATACTACGTATCGAATATATTGAAACTATAACGCACTTGTACATAAAAGTAAAGGGGTATCAGTAAAGTTTATAAAAATATAATATTTTAGACACCAGATGAGTAAAACAGTACTGTTTATTGAAGTACTGTTTTTTTAATGGTATAATTGCATGCAATGGCATAAAAATAATTATGCACAAGCGGTTATCGGAAGGAGATAAACATGAACAAAAAGAAGCTGTTGCAGACTTTATTTCAGATGAATATTTTGATAACTGGTATGAAGAGACGTTAACAAAACTGCAGGCTTATGAAGATGGACAGTAATCTATTTGAGACAATACAGTCTCTGATTACAGAAAGGGAGGATTTCTCTGAATGAGGCAGCACAGGAAACAGGGAAAATCAATTTTTTAATTTATATTTGCGGCAATGCTGATCGTTCTCGGGATAGAAGTGGCACTTTTGATCGGAACACTGTATTTTGGAAATGTAGGAATGCAGATGAATCGTAATGCCATAGAGATTTTGAAGAAACAGGTGGAAAACCGTCAGAATTATCTGCAGAATACGCTGGAAGAAACCCAGAATCTTTCATCCCTGGCAGGAACGATCAATACTGCTGTCGAGAATCAGACTGCAGTGGAGAATATCAGTGTAGAGGAATTGGTAAATAATGAAGATCGAAGTACAGAACTTCTGGAAACAGTCAGTGACAGCCTGATCAATGTGATGAGGCACAGATCTGTAAATGGAATTTTTGTGATTCTGAACACGGATGATATGGATGAATGTGAGATTGATTCGTTTATGCCCTGTGTTTACATCAGAGATCAGGATCCGACAACGACTGCATCGGAAAGAAATTATGATCTACTGCTGGAACGTTCTCCTGTAAAGCTGGTAAAATCGCTGAGAATTTCTACGGACAGAGGATGGATGCCGGCGATCAAATATAAGGGTTATGGCAAAAATGGAATTGTTTATCCTGTTTTCCAGACTGCATATAAAGACAGTGAAAAGCTGAATGTATCTGATTATGGACACTGGACACCGGTATCATATACACTTGAGGGAGATGATCGTCCTGTTATTGCATATTCGATACCGTTGATTCTGTCTGATGGAACGGTTTATGGTGTTGTCGGTGTAGAAATGATGACAAGCTATATTCAGGAACTGATTCCATATGAAGAACTGCAAAACAGTGGGACTGGAACTTATCTGCTGGCTGAAACCGCAGACACACTCAGTGATTCTGAGATTTCTGTAAATGTAATAAATCCTTCTTCCAGAAGCAATAGATGGTTAAGTATTCCGGATGAAGAGATTAAAATGACACGTACGGAAAAAAATATCTATGAGGCAGAGATATGGAAGGATAATTATATTGCTTCTGTCTATCCACTGACTCTTTATAATAAGAATGCCCCGTTTTCGGATGAGCAGTGGCTTCTTGTCGGAATTGTACAGGATAAAAATCTGTATACATTTACAAATCATGTTATGCTTCTTGTGAAACTGACGATCTTTGCGACATTACTGTTTGGTCTGCTCAGCAGCTTTATAGTAAGTCGCCGCCTGGCAAAACCGGTAGCGAGCTTATCGGATGAAGTAGAAGCGGCACAACAAAATCAGGGAAGCATTCCAAATCTGTCAGAAACAGGGATTCGTGAACTGGATAAGTTTTCTACTGCGATCACTGGACTGAGCAGAGAAGTGCTGAACACATCTACCAAATTTCTGCGGATCATGGAAATGGCAAGTGTAGAGATTGGAGGATAT contains the following coding sequences:
- a CDS encoding SpoIID/LytB domain-containing protein, yielding MKKNSRMYFSNIVVLLLLPYLITILINGYDMAVLNQKADSETVLPVILALQISSDYEPETIKAQAVIARSNLYRKIGEKESINRNGDQNKKERDARSEKFFETCRELRDELPSCWSVWEKADKVYEEAVEDTSGQVLTYNGELKLVPYHQISAGQTRDGETAFHNEEYAYLKAVDSNSDKTAPGYLNSTYIAKQQLPVELRIVEREDSGYVVSLMADENILEAESFVTGMGIASSDFSMQKTGEQVRFLSKGKGHGLGFSQYGGNKLAKEGKNWKEILNTYFPLMDITKN
- a CDS encoding M23 family metallopeptidase encodes the protein MTKGRIAKYVANTALLAVLAAAGIGVYQLGTSGKDESVPEKVPSYYDESLSTENTTDNAVDAGTSLVEAELESNISTDHTSEKGMSQTEGEDAGSETTEAGSSSTESTFTSESILSAEQSTNENGTVNTSASVQEAPKLSFSEDTLMEWPVDGNILMDYNMDQTVYFPTLDQYKLSPAIAVQAVEGAPVLASVPGTVYSIEENAQTGTTVTMEIGSGYQAIYGQLTDLTVQEGDTVKEGEVIGYIGQPTKYYSKEGSNLYFAMKKDGEPVDPIAYLP
- a CDS encoding GIY-YIG nuclease family protein encodes the protein MNYTYMVKCADGTLYTGWTNCVEKRLKAHNEGKAGAKYTRAKRPVELVYYEGYATKEEAMRREYAIKQLTRKEKLKLMEFWTETSAD
- the trhA gene encoding PAQR family membrane homeostasis protein TrhA, which codes for MKLKLKDPWSAITHGIALLLAAAGAAPLLLKAAHGENAPLHITALAIFILTMILLYTASTVYHSVDSTEKVNRRLRKMDHMMIFVMIAGSYTPICLIALHNRTGYILCALVWSIAILGILLKGLWITCPKWLSSVLYIGMGWLCVLAFVPIFHSLPRAGFGWLLAGGIIYTIGGVIYSLKLPLFNARHKNFGSHEIFHVFIMLGSACHFIVMYCFISTLPV